The following nucleotide sequence is from Candidatus Thermoplasmatota archaeon.
GATATCTGCCTTTATTCTCCAGAAAATAAAGAGAGATGCAGAGGAATACATAGGGGATAAAATAAAGGAGGCCGTCATAACCGTCCCGGCATACTTCGACGATGACCAGCGTCAGGCAACAAAGGATGCGGGCAAAATAGCAGGATTTGAAGTTAAGCGTATTCTGAATGAGCCCACTGCTGCTGCCCTTGCATATGGGCTGGAAAAAGAGGGAGAGCATAAAATTGCGGTATACGATCTTGGTGGAGGGACGTTCGATATCACCATTATGGATGTAGGCGACGGGGTTTTTGAAGTTCTGTCGACAAACGGGGATACCCATCTGGGCGGGACAGACATGGACAGGGCACTTGTTGATTACATCGCTGACAAATTCAAGACAGAACAGGGAATTGATCCGAGAGAGGATGAAAAGGCCCTCCAGCGATTGATGGAGGCTGCGGAAAAGGCAAAAATTGAACTCTCTTCGACCATGCAGACCTCGATAGATTTGCCCTACATAACGGTCGTGAATAACGAACCTCAGCACCTGCAGGAAACCATAACCAGGGCGAAATTTGAGAAACTGATAGAGCCCATCGTGAAGAAGACGATCAAACCCTGCGAGCAGGCACTTAAAGATGCAAAGCTAACGCCCGATGACATTGATCACGTCGTGCTCGTCGGCGGGACAACCCGCGTGCCATATGTAAGGCAGGTCGTGGAGAAAATTTTTAAAAAGAAGGCCGAGAGAGGGATAGACCCGATGGAATGTGTCGCCTTTGGTGCGGCAATTCAGGCAGGCATAATGAGCGGGGAAGTGAAAGAAGATATTGTTCTGCTGGATGTTACTCCTCTAACGTTAGGTATCGAAACGCTTGGCAACATTGCCACACCGCTTATAGAAAGAAATACGACCGTTCCAACAAAAAGGAACAGAATTTTTACTACTGCAGCCGATAATCAAACGAGTGTTGAAATAAATGTTCTTCAGGGAGAGAGGCCCATGGCAAGCAACAATAAAAGCCTGGGAAAGTTCACCCTAGCGGGCATTCCTCCAGCACCTAGGGGTATACCCCAAATTGAGGTAACATTTGAT
It contains:
- the dnaK gene encoding molecular chaperone DnaK produces the protein MAKVVGIDLGTINSEVAIIEGGKPVLIKSAEGDPYFPSVVAFTKEGEMLVGETAKRQAITNPEGTVHRIKRKMGSNEKIKIRGKEYTPEQISAFILQKIKRDAEEYIGDKIKEAVITVPAYFDDDQRQATKDAGKIAGFEVKRILNEPTAAALAYGLEKEGEHKIAVYDLGGGTFDITIMDVGDGVFEVLSTNGDTHLGGTDMDRALVDYIADKFKTEQGIDPREDEKALQRLMEAAEKAKIELSSTMQTSIDLPYITVVNNEPQHLQETITRAKFEKLIEPIVKKTIKPCEQALKDAKLTPDDIDHVVLVGGTTRVPYVRQVVEKIFKKKAERGIDPMECVAFGAAIQAGIMSGEVKEDIVLLDVTPLTLGIETLGNIATPLIERNTTVPTKRNRIFTTAADNQTSVEINVLQGERPMASNNKSLGKFTLAGIPPAPRGIPQIEVTFDIDANGILHVSAKDKATGKEQSITITGSTKLSDEEIERMRKEAEEHAEEDKKKKEIVETRNNAETLVYTTEKTLEELKDKVSSDKKENVEKAIKELKEALSKDDIDDIKKKTEELSKAAQEIAVEAYQKVGKEKKAESRKGGTSNESVDTDYEVK